The window TATTATTGGACTCAGTCCTGATGCAGAGGAAGATGAATCAGGAATCAAAAAAGCTGCCGAAAGCAGTTAAGtataatattaaatttaatCGTGAGGTTAAAAAGAAACATCCATCTcctattaaatgtttttaacttttgcTTCGTTTCACAGTCAAAGCGCTGATTGATCAAGAGGTGAAGAATGGAATACCGTCTCATAGGATTGTCCTGGGAGGATTCTCGCAGGTAAATCCGTTTCAATCACATTTTGAATGAAAACTGGTTTTGGACGTTAAAGACCCACTGAAGTTCCTAAAATGCTTTCTTCTAACAAGCAAAGTAATGagcaaataataaacaaaagtcTAAACACTTTTGGCATTACTCCTTATTTATCACTACTAGTATGCACATAATATACTTCTCTACTTTACAAACCTAATTATTTTGACAAGGTTTATCCAATCACCTGACGTCTGCAAAAATCCAAATAAACCATAATTCGAAAATTCATAATGTATTCATAATTCAtctgtttgtatgtattttaagggtggtgctctctctctctacacgGCTTTAAGCACCCATCAGAAGTTGGCGGGTGTGATCGCCCTCAGCTGCTGGTTGCCCCTCAGGAACTCCCTCTCGCAGGTTGGATGGTTTACTATTACTTAATGGTTGGAGTTAATATCAACTGAATTAAAACGTGATGTTCTTTGTTTCTGCCCCTCTGTTCTGAAGTCAGCGATCAGCAGTAATAAGGATGTACCGGTGCTGCAGTGTCACGGTGATGCCGATCCACTAGTTCCGCTTATTTTCGGCTGTCTCACTGTGGAGAAACTCAAAACCATGTTGAACCCCACCAATATCACCTTCAAAACATATCCCAGGATGCCTCACAGCGCCTGTCCGGAGGTATTTTCATGACGACACACGGAACGCATTAAAAGAGTACATATCTTAAAAGATCTTAAGATGTAAACAAACCTTTGAGCAGAGAGAGTGAACTTCCTCATTTCCCATGTGtagaaataattataaaaaaaaatatttgaaccaTATCATTTTGAGGTGGAGACAGGTGttggaaaatacattttaaaaagatcgattcaatttaaagaaacaatatcAGAATCGATTCTTAACACACCTGCCTATAGAATAGTATCTGTATTTCGTCTGTATTTTTGTCATATCTCGTCCAGAGGATGGCGCCATTATTAAAGTTGAATTTGGAATTTTCAAGATTTCACTGTTGCACATTTACAaggttttagttttttacagtaatgtttGGTTACTCAAAGTAAAAGGTAATTCAAAAGAAGTGTGTGGGCTATACTATTAACATGAGTGTGTATTTCATTAATTTAGCTGAGTGGGGGGGTTACACAgcagatatatatatacattcataataaaacatttacatgcgtaaaataaaattatattctcATAAAATACGTTTTCCAAAGCTAAATACAATTCCCAGACGTGCAACTCTGCACAAATATTTCGAAAGTTAACAAGGAATGTAAATGTGCAAATCGTCACTCACGTGCACGTCGCTCCATAGGGCTACATGATATTAAAGGAATATGTGATCCAATAATGCTTTAAATCAATTTGAACcatataaaaattaatttaaaacttaaaaatgataTAACCAGCGAATGTTTCACATCGTCTTCTACAAATCATCGTCTTCCAATAGCATTTGTGTGCTAGTCTCTCTGCTGTCTAAGTTCACCTAGAACATGTAATGTATATAACTTTTTGTCGTATTGAAGTGATTCAGTAATTGCAAACCTTTctaatttttaaatattgtatagcCCTAAACGAATATGATCAACTAACATGCCTTGTTTTTCCAACAGGAAATGATGGACATCAAACAGTTTATTGAGAAGCATCTTCCACCCATAAATTAATCAATAATCGGCCGTTTGACTCAATCGTTTGACATCGAGCTGCCGTGTCTTCATCTGACTGAATTCTGCCAAGTATTTCCAAATCCAGCTTGAACTGAGATCAAAACTGGATCCAACGAACTGTACTGTACTTGTCTACTCTAGTGTACGTCTGTAGGAGAACTGCACGcttttactgtagtaaactgtGTAATATTTGACTCGGGCTAATGATCGGTTGTTATATATCCTAAAAGTTTCCACAACTACTGCAACACTTATTCTCTTTGGTTAACATTGTGGGGCATTACGTGATGTCAACACCCATGTGTTCCTGGGTGAAAGGGCTCATCAAATCGAgttggaataaaaaaatcatgtgaaTATCAGCATTCTTGTGTTAAAAGTCCTTTAGTGTGACGCATTGCTTATTGAAACAACATATTTCAACTAGAAAACTAGATGGGGACTTGATTTTATCATTGGGGAAATGGATCACGATGAGCCGAATTTGTCTGGAATGAATGTCATTTGACATTCCTACTGAAAATCCAAATAGTGGCCTTTGCGTGAATCTGTATTGTTTTTCAAGAACAGGCGTCCAGGATGAGTATTGTATTGGCTAACGCAACTAAAATTTCCGATTGTAACTTCAAGCAGGTAAATAAGTAGATTTCGTTTTATACATACACTTTCAAACCTTTTAtatctgtcttttgttttatttacaacattagCACTTAGATTCCTGAATTATCAAGCAACATCAGCTCACTTTAGATCTATGTTATACATACAACCCATTTACttaaacattattaatttatccttttgtttcatttatttgtgctttatttATACTTCAATCTATTTGTACAATTATCCGGTATACACACGTCTATCAAATGCAATAgctgcatttaaaaacatgcatgcaGGTCATACAGAGAAGATATACTATAGAGTTAATTTGTTCAGAAATCAATTCAGTCTTATTAGTTTGATATGTGTCTTGTAAGCGACATCTATCGTTTCACATCGAAACTAACTTACAGGATCAGTGTTTCGTGACACCTGTATTAGTTTTTCTATTGTAGCGTGTGAAGCAAGGCACAGTCACGGTGCTGCCATCTTAAGTGCATGACCACAGTACAGGCAGAAATATCAGAATATATCTTCAGTCGAGAAAGGAATCTGAAAGGATTCacaatgtcatcatttattcaccttcctGTGGGTGttaacctgtatgtgactcttcagtggagcacaaaagaagatattttgagaaatgtctctgttgttttgtgttcctaCAAGGGAAGTCAATGTAATTAGCTTATcgacaaaatatcaaaatatttatgtttttcagaagaaataaagtcacgcaggttttgaatgacatgagagtgattaaatgatgaaagaattctcATGttgggttgaactatcccttgaactAAGAAAAATGCAACAACTTTTGAAAAAGTCTAAAACTTGTGTTTGAATGTCCTACATATAAAAGGTTTCAGGGAATTGTTAGGAAAGGAACATTCCAGGTTGAATGCAagttaaaatgtgtcatttctttGCTCGTGAATTCCCGAACATCGAATTTTTTAAACTAAAGGACAACTGTTGTGTAgtagtgttttatttgtgtttaaccTGGAAGGTTCCTTTAAGCTTGCTTTTGAGTTgtagatgttttgtttgtgttaggATTGATCAGACTGTTGAAAGCTCTTTAAGAGGTCCGTGTAGGTGCTGGAGTTTATGTATCGTGGGTAGGAGTCTCGCTGCATGAGCGTGTGGATCTGCAGTTGCGCTTCGTCAAAGGTGCACGAGGAGGGGTCCTGCATCTTACTGCTGATCAGTTCACGCGCCTGCGAGTCCAGACTCACCTAAACACACAcggtatttaaaaacaattcattctaaggtaatgtGCACTTTGTATCAACTGAGAAAAAGTGGAGAACTTCATAAAATCTCCTGAATATGGAAGAGCAACATATGAGCCATCACATTTTCCTCAGTGGCCGTATGTACTTTGTTAGGTCAGAATATATATGAagtgttatatataaatattagggATGGACGATAAatctttctgtcgtgatcattcacttactgctattagcaaaacattgttgatgtagatacagtatttatgaatgtgtaagtTATAGGAAAAAAGCATATTGCTTAAATCAGACTGccgtctgaatgctttctgtctcaAAACCCGTTAGACATGTGACTTTTAAGAACAATTTTCTGGGTTACTCTTGAAAAgcatttataatttgtttagtGAATAACAAATATAACTGAAAGGTTTCAAGGTTAAAGAACcattaactagtgtaaagtagacATGGTACAggattttcaggggaaaaaagagaactgatggttaccttgttttcggcagtgaatgtttaaaagaaaagcaGTTGTcaactttttgccttttgttttagTCTTATATTAAAATTTAGATCCTgcatatcggccaatatatcggttatcgggtTGAAATGTTAATGGATTATCGGTTATTGTTATCGGctaaaatttacatatcggttTATCCCCCCAAAATATATTATCAAACCGGAGTTAGTTTGTTTTGAtctaagccataataactaaatatatatatacagctaactaacacaataaaaacaagtaaacataataaaaaacctgctttttgaatatgtttaaaaatggagttatctcattttggaaccaaactcttcatatatttaatataaaaatacctCTTTAGGTGACAGTACAGAGACGTAATCCTCATATATCCGTTTCACTGTCTGTTCTACAGTCGTTCTGTTGGTCTCTTTCTTCAGCTCCTCGCAGGCGAGCCAGAACAGCATGTTCTCTTCACTAAACTCAAACTTCAGGAACTGTTGGAAGTGTGCGCGACCTTCAGGGCTCTTGATGAGCTTCTCAAAGGATTCTGACCAAGACTGCACCTCCTCTAGTGTGAGCTCAAGCCTGCAGAAAACACAACACTGCTGTCATATCGCCCGCGCCTGGTAGGATTACAGGGAAGAAACATTCATTTCTCTACATTAGATCATTCCAAAACGTTGTATATAGATGAATCAGAATTTAGAAATTTTCTATAGCCTAatcattttctataaataataGTTTCTATAAAACCTTCTATAATAATGTGTTACATTGCATAGAGAAACCATTAACAACCTTTAGTTCAGAGCTAGACAATGTTGTGGACAaaagttttaatcaaaataaatattaataaatgcaacaGTTAGTTCACACTGAATTGCCATGTATTGAAgcgttttttaaatgtccatttaaatggtaATGATTATTCATTATAGATCaatggtatttttttaaataaatatcgtTATTTTGCAAATGGCTTTATTAACTGGGGTTTTGCCAGGTAATGAACTGCCgatgaaaaatgaatttgacatattttatttttagatttttaggaaaaaagtagggctgtcaaacgattaagcTTACATAACATATAtctgtgtaatgtgcatattaattttgtatttataaagacaaaacatacttgtctatatatttaagaaatatttaaatgtattaatttatatttaccaagtttattaattgttaattttatatttttcttaaatatatgcatttatgtgtatgtgtccatgaaaacaaaattaatatgcacagaacaccgacatatattatgttaacacaaacttgtATTCTGTATGCGATTAAACACGATTTATCATTTGATTGACAGCCCTAGAAAAAAGTAAAACTATATACATTACTCATCTAAATAGTCACTAAAAGTGAAACAAATAAGATTGCTTGGTCTCAAAGGAACATAAAATAGGGTTTGCGAAATCTGCACTTTTCCCTACAAATGGAAAatttgcattttgtaaatataacaaCACGTCTTTTAATGCCGCTGCTTGCATTATCAAGTAGGCCCACAAATGAGAAATGCTTCAGAAAAGTTTGGACCATCGTTCTACAGTATAAGACAAATGCGATATTACAATGTCACATATTGTTATACAACTCACTTCTGCTCTGGTTGGGCATCCTCTTCTTCGTCTGCGACCGTCGTCTGAATCTTTTCCTCTTTGCCAGAGCGTACCGTCAGACTGCACACATGCACGCAtgtcagaaaaacatgttttttgggCACTGTGAGCACTCTGTGAGACATTTACATCTCATGAGAGACTCCACTGGGATGGTGATGCTGTACGTGGGACCTGCTGCTAATTTCAGACTACCGTGAACTTAATGAAGTTTCCAGCTACAAAGACCTCACCTGTGCTCTCAGGTAACCACCCACCACACACGcattacataaaaacacacatatactaTGTCGTATCTAGCtacaaaaatcattttgttttaaataattcttTAAAACGTAACCTGAAAAGCATGTTAAAATTTGTTACATAATTATACATACATTGGTTTACATGTGCATAATGATGTATATCGTAAGCTTTGGCCTTCCATGACAATGAGAttagtttaaaatgttgttcCTTGGTCTGCAGACTGCATGTGAATCAGTTTATAAAAAGTGAATCTGTCGAAAGCtaaataagtttaaaatctgAATGTCTAGTTTGTTATAAAAGGTGAACCTCCTCACCAGGAGCAGCTACAGCAGCAGCACCAGCAGAAGCAGCAGGCGTTCGGAG of the Triplophysa dalaica isolate WHDGS20190420 chromosome 1, ASM1584641v1, whole genome shotgun sequence genome contains:
- the lypla1 gene encoding acyl-protein thioesterase 1 isoform X3; this translates as MAGIRTPHIKYICPHAPVMPVRLNMNMAMPSWFDIIGLSPDAEEDESGIKKAAESIKALIDQEVKNGIPSHRIVLGGFSQGGALSLYTALSTHQKLAGVIALSCWLPLRNSLSQSAISSNKDVPVLQCHGDADPLVPLIFGCLTVEKLKTMLNPTNITFKTYPRMPHSACPEEMMDIKQFIEKHLPPIN
- the LOC130428133 gene encoding regulator of G-protein signaling 20, which produces MGSERVEMGKRPSQDAGNATQVHCTPPKAQMTGKPNTQTMDWLNAPPNACCFCWCCCCSCSCLTVRSGKEEKIQTTVADEEEDAQPEQKLELTLEEVQSWSESFEKLIKSPEGRAHFQQFLKFEFSEENMLFWLACEELKKETNRTTVEQTVKRIYEDYVSVLSPKEVSLDSQARELISSKMQDPSSCTFDEAQLQIHTLMQRDSYPRYINSSTYTDLLKSFQQSDQS
- the lypla1 gene encoding acyl-protein thioesterase 1 isoform X2, whose amino-acid sequence is MAGFSTQFVIFLHGLGDTGHGWAEAMAGIRTPHIKYICPHAPVMPVRLNMNMAMPSWFDIIGLSPDAEEDESGIKKAAESIKALIDQEVKNGIPSHRIVLGGFSQGGALSLYTALSTHQKLAGVIALSCWLPLRNSLSQSAISSNKDVPVLQCHGDADPLVPLIFGCLTVEKLKTMLNPTNITFKTYPRMPHSACPEEMMDIKQFIEKHLPPIN
- the lypla1 gene encoding acyl-protein thioesterase 1 isoform X1, producing the protein MCGNNMSAPLPAIVPAARKATAAVIFLHGLGDTGHGWAEAMAGIRTPHIKYICPHAPVMPVRLNMNMAMPSWFDIIGLSPDAEEDESGIKKAAESIKALIDQEVKNGIPSHRIVLGGFSQGGALSLYTALSTHQKLAGVIALSCWLPLRNSLSQSAISSNKDVPVLQCHGDADPLVPLIFGCLTVEKLKTMLNPTNITFKTYPRMPHSACPEEMMDIKQFIEKHLPPIN